TCCGGATGATACGACGATTCAACCAGTACCGTTTTCAACAGCGGAAGATGGTTCCTGACCAAACGGAGCCGGTCCAGATAAATCTCCTTCAACACTTTTTCAATCGGCAAATGCTCTTGATTCTCCATGATTTTCTCAACCGGCCGCAAATAGAGGGGGCGAAATACTTTAACGACCAGCGGGAAAAAAAGCCCCAGCAACAGATCTTTTTTCGTTTTAAAGTAGCGGAAGATGGTTCCCTCGGCGATTTCCGCCTTTTTTGCAATCTCGCTCGTGCGGCTTGCTTCAAATCCCTTTTCGGCGAATACCGAGATGGCCGCTTCAAGGATCTGCCACTGCCGTTCCGT
This is a stretch of genomic DNA from Bacillus thermozeamaize. It encodes these proteins:
- a CDS encoding transcriptional regulator — translated: MDEFKEVLDKLLNDPHLTEDELTERQWQILEAAISVFAEKGFEASRTSEIAKKAEIAEGTIFRYFKTKKDLLLGLFFPLVVKVFRPLYLRPVEKIMENQEHLPIEKVLKEIYLDRLRLVRNHLPLLKTVLVESSYHPEMLHLLREEIVPRVVSLLEGFVQQKMDEGVFRPLNPRLVARSFVSMLMGYIILTQMFPELFSLDDDEKEMEDIVDILLHGILRKNHSGEESP